Proteins from one Cryptomeria japonica chromosome 4, Sugi_1.0, whole genome shotgun sequence genomic window:
- the LOC131032145 gene encoding DELLA protein RGA2, with protein sequence MRQAAGEEDESLASPSMEESRNVRTSDLWQVAQTLEQLEMAFEGSGVPNFSTDTMHYNLSELGDWMNEIDELSLPASSDLGSGLLSEPSGAQFEMQLPEFQDLPETPAFFDDDDHTIGGLFALLGASTDDDEDDEEPLMQVPLICKSQGMQQEQGQTKVAPPYDLQPTLQRSRELDEAYQQLSQTQSSSCSSASTVENFQNPKYPRLEHCSASAVQGIEPQTLQKQLEIKNNDNGINDIDNYIEEVNPDDTCTVQPPLIQQQQIASSNPAVEECNSGIKLVHTLMACAEAVQSNNPLVSQEMLRQIKLLSATTGGAMGKVAQYFSEALLKRIYGFPIQDTMYLKNDSLSDLLHIHFYETCPYLKFAHFTANQAILEAFHGHKRVHVIDFSLKQGMQWPALIQALALRPGGPPALRLTGIGPPHPEGNDILHDVGLKLAHLADSVNVEFDFRGYVADSLSDIKPWMLDVCHGETLAVNSTLQLHRLLYSPEQIPPPVASVLAAVRSLNPKIFTIAEQEANHNNPVFLERFTEALHYYSTMFDSLESRRLPMHSYPQVMSEMYLARDICNIVACEGHERVERHETLMQWRIRMHAAGFRPLQLGSNAFKQASMLLKLFSGGDGHRVEEKNGCLTLGWHNRPLITASAWHC encoded by the exons ATGAGGCAGGCTGCAGGAGAAGAAGATGAAAGCTTGGCGTCACCGTCGATGGAGGAAAGCAGGAATGTTCGAACCTCTGATCTGTGGCAGGTGGCGCAGACGCTGGAGCAGCTAGAAATGGCTTTTGAAGGATCAGGCGTCCCTAATTTCTCCACAGATACTATGCATTACAATCTGTCGGAGCTGGGAGATTGGATGAACGAAATAGATGAGCTCTCTTTACCTGCCTCCTCGGATTTAGGAAGCGGCCTCTTGTCTGAGCCTAGCGGTGCTCAGTTCGAAATGCAACTTCCCGAATTCCAAGACTTGCCTGAAACGCCCGCCTTTTTCGATGATGACGATCACACCATAGGTGGATTGTTTGCCCTGCTCGGGGCTTCCACTGACGATGACGAGGATGACGAGGAGCCTCTGATGCAG GTTCCATTGATTTGTAAAAGTCAAGGAATGCAGCAGGAACAGGGGCAAACAAAGGTGGCTCCACCATACGACCTGCAGCCTACTCTGCAAAGGTCACGCGAGCTGGACGAAGCGTACCAGCAGCTTAGCCAGACGCAGTCCTCATCTTGCTCTTCTGCAAGCACAGTAGAGAATTTCCAGAACCCTAAATACCCCAGGCTGGAGCATTGCTCTGCATCGGCCGTGCAGGGAATCGAACCCCAGACCTTGCAGAAGCAGCTAGAGATTAAAAACAACGACAACGGTATTAATGACATTGACAATTACATTGAGGAAGTCAATCCAGATGATACATGCACAGTACAGCCGCCTCTTATTCAGCAGCAGCAGATCGCGAGTTCGAATCCGGCGGTGGAAGAATGCAATTCAGGGATAAAGCTTGTACACACACTCATGGCCTGCGCAGAAGCAGTGCAGAGCAACAACCCCCTTGTCTCTCAGGAAATGCTACGGCAAATTAAACTCTTATCAGCTACCACGGGCGGAGCCATGGGGAAAGTAGCACAATATTTCTCAGAGGCGCTCCTGAAGCGAATCTACGGCTTCCCCATCCAAGACACCATGTACCTGAAAAACGACTCGCTCTCGGATCTGCTCCACATACATTTCTACGAGACCTGCCCGTACCTGAAATTCGCACACTTTACCGCTAACCAGGCAATCCTGGAAGCTTTCCATGGCCACAAAAGGGTTCATGTCATCGATTTCAGTCTGAAACAGGGTATGCAATGGCCGGCGCTAATACAAGCCCTGGCCCTGCGCCCAGGGGGCCCACCGGCACTGCGCCTCACCGGAATTGGCCCTCCGCATCCCGAAGGCAACGACATTTTACACGATGTCGGCCTAAAGCTTGCTCATTTAGCCGATTCCGTCAATGTCGAATTCGACTTCCGCGGCTACGTCGCAGACAGCCTAAGCGACATCAAGCCTTGGATGCTAGATGTCTGCCATGGCGAAACCCTAGCTGTAAACTCAACTCTCCAGTTGCACCGCCTCCTTTACAGTCCAGAACAAATCCCCCCTCCAGTAGCCTCCGTCCTGGCAGCAGTTCGAAGCCTAAACCCTAAAATATTCACAATCGCAGAACAAGAAGCCAACCATAACAACCCTGTTTTTCTGGAGCGCTTCACCGAGGCCCTGCACTACTATTCCACCATGTTCGATTCACTGGAATCCCGCCGCCTGCCTATGCACAGCTATCCGCAGGTCATGTCGGAGATGTACCTGGCGCGTGACATTTGCAACATTGTTGCCTGCGAGGGACACGAGAGAGTGGAAAGACACGAGACTTTGATGCAGTGGAGGATTCGAATGCATGCTGCGGGGTTTCGACCCCTGCAACTCGGCTCCAACGCCTTTAAACAGGCCAGTATGCTGCTCAAGCTCTTTTCTGGCGGCGATGGCCATAGAGTAGAAGAAAAAAATGGTTGCCTCACTCTGGGCTGGCACAACCGCCCACTTATCACGGCATCTGCCTGGCACTGCTAA